A genomic window from Pseudocitrobacter corydidari includes:
- a CDS encoding acyltransferase has protein sequence MSRLLAAITLPISIALTILLTILCSVPIIIAGLVKLILPIPAIWRSVSVFCNFMMYCWCEGLAALLHLNPHLKWEIEGLEKLNKKNWYLLICNHHSWADIVVLCVIFRKHIPMNKYFLKQQLAWVPFIGLACWALDMPFMRRYSHSYLIRHPERRGKDVETTRRSCEKFRTHPTTIVNFVEGSRFTEEKRRQTRSPYKNLLPPKAAGIAMALGVLGAQFDKLLDVTLCYPENNDSPFFDMLSGKLTRIVVRVNLLPVAEELHGDYVSDKNFKRRFQQWLNTLWEEKDTLLTSLITPHPQKK, from the coding sequence ATGTCGAGATTGCTCGCGGCGATTACGCTTCCCATAAGTATCGCGCTTACTATTTTACTGACCATATTGTGTTCCGTGCCGATCATCATCGCCGGGCTTGTTAAGCTTATTTTGCCCATCCCGGCAATCTGGCGTTCCGTCTCCGTTTTTTGCAATTTTATGATGTACTGCTGGTGTGAAGGCCTGGCGGCGTTGCTGCATCTCAACCCGCATCTGAAGTGGGAAATTGAGGGTCTGGAAAAGCTGAACAAAAAGAACTGGTATCTGCTTATCTGTAATCACCACAGCTGGGCCGACATCGTGGTGCTGTGCGTGATTTTCCGTAAGCATATTCCCATGAATAAGTATTTCCTGAAACAGCAACTGGCCTGGGTTCCCTTTATCGGTCTGGCCTGCTGGGCGCTGGATATGCCATTTATGCGCCGCTACTCGCACAGCTATCTCATCCGCCATCCGGAGCGTCGCGGAAAAGATGTTGAAACCACGCGCCGCTCCTGCGAGAAATTTCGCACGCATCCCACCACTATCGTGAATTTTGTCGAAGGCTCACGCTTTACCGAAGAGAAACGCCGCCAGACACGCTCGCCGTATAAAAATCTGCTGCCGCCAAAAGCTGCCGGTATTGCGATGGCGCTGGGCGTGCTGGGTGCGCAGTTCGATAAGTTGCTTGATGTGACGCTGTGTTACCCGGAAAACAACGATAGCCCGTTCTTTGACATGCTGAGCGGAAAGCTGACGCGCATAGTGGTACGCGTGAATCTGCTGCCTGTGGCCGAGGAGTTACACGGTGATTATGTCTCAGATAAGAACTTTAAGCGCCGTTTCCAGCAGTGGCTGAATACCCTGTGGGAAGAAAAAGATACGCTGCTGACGTCACTCATTACGCCGCACCCGCAGAAGAAATAA